Proteins from one Falco naumanni isolate bFalNau1 chromosome 10, bFalNau1.pat, whole genome shotgun sequence genomic window:
- the LOC121095190 gene encoding AH receptor-interacting protein, with protein MAQQVEQLRADGVYKEVLREGTGPLPDFRDGTKATFHYRTLRCGDEETPLDDSRARGKPMELIVGKKFKLPVWEAVLRTMRAGERARFRCDAKHVVLYPLVSKSLRNIAAGKDPLEGQRHCCSIAQLHEHYSLGYPDLDELQKNPQPLIFDIEVLKVEAPGSYQQDPWAMTDEEKLQAVPLIHKEGNELYRQGKVQEAAAKYYDAIACLKNLQMKEQPGSPDWIELDQKITPLLLNYCQCKLQCEEYYEVLDHCSSILNKYEDNVKAYFKRGKAHAAVWNVAEAQADFAKVLALDPSLRPVVSKELRSLEARLREKDAEDKIRFKGIFSH; from the exons ATGGCGCAGCAGGTCGAGCAGCTGCGGGCGGACGGCGTGTACAAGGAGGTGCTGCGGGAGGGCACCGGGCCGCTGCCCGACTTCCGCGACGGCACAAAG GCCACCTTTCACTACCGGACGCTGCGATGTGGGGACGAGGAGACGCCGCTGGACGACAGCCGGGCGCGGGGGAAGCCCATGGAGCTCATCGTGGGCAAGAAGTTCAAGCTGCCGGTGTGGGAGGCGGTGCTGCGCACCATGCGGGCCGGCGAGCGCGCCCGCTTCCGCTGCGACGCCAAG cacgTGGTGCTCTACCCGCTGGTGTCCAAGAGCCTGCGCAACATCGCAGCGGGGAAGGACCCGCTGGAGGGGCAGCGGCACTGCTGCAGCATCGCCCAGCTGCACGAGCACTACTCCCTGGGCTACCCCGACCTCGACGAGCTCCAGAAGAACCCCCAGCCCCTCATCTTCGACATCGAAGTGCTCAAG GTGGAGGCGCCCGGCTCCTATCAGCAGGATCCGTGGGCCATGACGGATGAGGAGAAGCTGCAGGCTGTACCCCTGATCCACAAGGAAGGCAACGAGCTGTACCGGCAGGGCAaggtgcaggaggcagctgccaAATACTACGATGCCATCGCCTGTCTCAAGAACCTGCAGATGAAG GAACAGCCCGGCTCTCCGGACTGGATCGAGCTTGACCAGAAGATCACACCCCTCCTGTTAAATTACTGCCAGTGCAAGCTGCAGTGCGAGGAGTACTACGAGGTGCTGGATCACTGCTCCTCCATCCTCAACAAGTACGAGG ACAACGTCAAGGCCTACTTCAAGCGGGGGAAGGCCCACGCGGCGGTGTGGAACGTGGCAGAGGCACAGGCTGACTTTGCCAAAGTGCTGGCCCTCGACCCCTCGCTGCGCCCCGTCGTCTCCAAGGAGCTGCGGAGCCTGGAAGCCCGACTGCGGGAGAAGGACGCCGAGGACAAGATCCGCTTCAAGGGCATCTTCTCGCACTAG